The DNA segment CGTATTATTTCGTCCATTTCCTTTAAGTCCACATTTTCTTGTTTCACGAAGAAGTTGACCAATTCCTTGAGGGATCCATCAAAATAGTTTTCGAGTAAATTGCTGAGAGAGAACTTCTTGTATTGAGGCGCTGACACGAGGGGGAAATAGCGATGGGATTTTCCAAATGCCTCATGGCCTACAAAGCCTTTCCTTTCCAATATTCTCACTATGGTAGAAACCGTGTTGTAGGCCGGTTTGGGTTCCGGCAGCCCATCCAGCATTTCCCTCACAAATGCCTTTTCCATCTTCCAGAGCACTTGCATTATTTGTTCTTCGGCCGTGGTGAGTTCTTTCATACCACGAATGTAACTAAAAAAATAGTTAACAAACTAATAATTTAGTTCAAAAGTTCATAAGTGGTACGTTTGGAATATGAGAGGAGAGATGGAGCCAAATGAAGACCGGCAAATTATACATAGGATTTCCCGACTGAATGGAGGTGATTTCATCAGAATCGATCTGGGTACTCAGTCTTGGGAAATGATCCAGGTCCCACTGAAGTGTATCAGAAGGTGGGCCGGGAGGCGGGGAAAGGCATGCGCTGCCAATAATGCTGTTGCCAGCACTGTAATAATGAGTGTTTTCATGTTGATTGATTATTTAAAAAAGTTAATGATTAATATGATACCGCAAAAGCTCATACACCCTTCCATCAAAATACTCCCTTCTTATCACCAGCACGAAGCAGTGTTTTACCATAAGCTGAATAATTTTTTAAGTGAAAGGTCCCTTAGCTAATGTTCGATCCTGTTTTAAATCTGCATTTTCAACATGAAATTTTCTAATACTTAATAAACCTGGAGCGGAAAGATGTTTTTTCCTGCGTAACTAATTCCACGAAATATATGCCTTCGCTCAAATGGCTGATATCTAATGAAATTTCC comes from the Bacteroidia bacterium genome and includes:
- a CDS encoding BlaI/MecI/CopY family transcriptional regulator, which codes for MKELTTAEEQIMQVLWKMEKAFVREMLDGLPEPKPAYNTVSTIVRILERKGFVGHEAFGKSHRYFPLVSAPQYKKFSLSNLLENYFDGSLKELVNFFVKQENVDLKEMDEIIRLLEDQAKEKE